TACGCGGAGACCGTTCTGCGGCGGCGGGCGCTCCGCCTGACCTCGACCGCGCTCGTCCCCGAGCCGGGTGACGGCGGGCTGGTCGTGCTGCGCTGTGGGTTTCCGGCGCGGTGCAGTGGGTCGGCGGGCACGCCCCGACGTTACCCGCTGGGTATGGGGGAAGTCCCGCCTCCGGGACGGTTCGGCGGGGTATCGCTCCCCGTGCGATCGATTAGTACGACGAATACCCCCTGCCTGTGGACAACGTTCCGCGACTGTTCGCCGGGGCGGGCATTCTGGCTGATGACCGGTGATGCGGACGGGGACAGAGCCGGCGAGACACGGGGGACGAAGACCATGCATCCGATCTTGAAACCGGCGCTGCGGCGCGGCTGGCGCGATCTGAACACGATCCAGTTCGGCGTGGCGCCCGCCCATGCCCTGACGCTCGGACCGGTGGACACGGCGACGAGCAGCTTTCTCCAGCTCCTGGACGGGACGCGCGGATTGCCGCTCCTGCGTGCCGAGGGCAAGCGGATGGGCCTGCCCGGCGATCACGTGGACAAGCTGGTGCGGCGGCTGTCCAGAGCCGGGCTCCTCGATGACGCGACGGGCGGCGGTGCGGCGGCCGACGCCCTGCGCAGGAGGACATCGGCCATGGACCGGCTGCGCCCGGATCTGGCCACCCTGTCGGTCGTGACCCGCGAACCGGGTGACGGGATGCGGAGGCTGGCGGCGCGTCGCGCGATGCGGGTGCAGGTGCGGGGAGCGGGCCGGGTGGGGGCGGTGGTGGCCTCGGTCCTCTCCGGTGCCGGCGTGGGGCAGGTCGACGTGATGGAGGGAGGAGTCGTCGAGCCCTGGGACGTGGCGCCGGGCGGTCTGCCCGCCGAAGCGGTCGGCGACCGCAGGGACGCGGCAGCGCGGCGGCTCGTGCGGCAGTCGGCTCCGGACCGGCCGCCCCGCCGGGGCCGGAGGGAAGCGGGGGCGCCGGCCGAAGGGGAGCCGGGTCTCTCCCTCGTGATCATCGCCCCGCGGGACGGCCTCGCCGTTCACGCGCCCGACCCGCTCACCGCCGAGCCGCTCGTCGCATCGGGGACGCCTCATCTCTATGCGGGGGTGATCGAGGGAACCGGAGTGGTCGGGCCGCTCGTCTTGCCGGGGATGACAGCCTGCGCGAACTGTCTGGCACTGGATCGCGCCGACCGGGATCCGACCTGGCCGCGCATGCTGGCGCAGTGGCGTTCGGGACGCGCGCGCCATGTTCACGCCTGTGATCTGGCGCTGTCGACCACGGTCGCCGGCCTCGCCGCGGCGCATGCCCTGGCCTTTCTGGACGGGGCGGCACCGGCGGGCGCGGGGGTTCGCTGGGAGGCGTCCGTGCCCGGATTCGACTGGCATGCACGGCCGGTGCCACCCCATCTCACGTGCCCATGTGGGGCGGGTGAGGTGGATAACGGGGAACACCCCGCCGGGGACGAGGAGCCGCACGACACAATGGCCGGGTAACCGCCTGCGAGGGCGTGGCTGTCTGGGACTTGGAGGGGCGCATGTCTGATCTTCCCCGGAAGGCGGTAACCCGTACCGCCAAACTGGCCGCGCTGCCACTCGGCTTCGCCGGGCGGGCGACCTGGGGGCTCGGCAAGCGGATCGGGGGCAAGTCGGCGGAGATCGTCGGCCGTGAGCTGCAACAGCGCACGGCGGATCAGCTGTTCAAGGTCCTCGGCGAGCTCAAGGGCGGGGCCATGAAGTTCGGCCAGGCGCTGTCGGTCTTCGAGTCGGCGCTGCCGGAGGAGGTCGCGGGGCCCTATCGCGCCGCGCTGACGAAGCTGCAGGAAGCGGCTCCGCCGATGCCTACGCGCACCGTGCACGCCGTGCTCGCGGAGCGGCTCGGCGAGGACTGGCGCGCGCTGTTCCTGGAGTTTGAGGACAAGCCGGCCGCGGCCGCCTCGATAGGACAGGTCCACCGGGCGGTGTGGGCGGACGGGCGCGAGGTCGCGGTCAAGGTGCAGTATCCGGGGGCGGGCGAAGCGCTGCTCTCCGACCTGAACCAGCTCAGCCGGTTCGCCCGACTTCTGGGGCCGCTGATTCCGGGCATGGACATCAAGCCGCTCATCGCGGAGCTGCGCGACCGGGTCTCCGAGGAGCTCGACTACAGCCTGGAGGCCCAGGCGCAGCAGGCGCACGCCGAGGAGTTCGCGGACGATCCGGATGTCGCGGTGCCCGATGTGGTGCATCAGTGCGAGCAGGTCCTGGTGACCGAGTGGATGGACGGGATCCCCCTCTCGGACGTGATCGCGGACGGCTCCCAGGAGCAGCGCGACCGGGCGGGACAGCTCCTCGCCCGCTTCCTCTTCTCGGGTCCGGCGCGCACGGGCCTGCTGCACGCCGACCCGCATCCGGGCAACTTCCGTCTGCTGCCCGACGAGAAGGACGGCTGGCGGCTCGGGGTTCTCGACTTCGGAACGGTGGACCGGCTGCCCGGCGGGCTCCCGCCGACCATCGGCCGTTCCCTGCGGATGACGCTCGACGGCGAGGCCGACGCGGTCTACGCGATGTTGCGCGAGGAGGACTTCGTCCAGGAGTCCGTGGAGCTCGAACCGGACGCGGTGCTCGACTATCTGCTGCCGATCATCGAACCGATGCTGGTGGAGGAGTTCACCTTCACCCGCGGCTGGATGCGCGGCCAGGCCGCGCGGGTGGCCGATCCCCGCTCCCCCGCCTACCAGTTGGGCAAGCGGCTGAATCTCCCGCCGTCGTACCTGCTGATCCATCGTGTGACGTTGAGCACGATAGGGGTGCTCTGTCAGCTCGGGGCGACGGTGCGGATGCGGGACGAGCTCGAGGAGTGGCTGCCGGGCTTCCTGGAGGAGGAGTCGGAGGAGCAGGAGCCTCAGGAGGAAGACCCGGCGGCCGAGGCCTGAGGTCTGGGGGCCGGCCCTCACCACCCGGTGGACGTCACCACCAGGAGGAGTCGAGCCGGCTCTCGATTGCTCTGAGGTTCTCGCGGGCGCAGGAGTCGCAGAAGTAGTGACGGGCGCCGTTCTCCACGGAGCAGGTCCAGGTGGGCGGCGCGCCTTCGGCGACGGTGCCGCAGCGGGAGCACACGAGATTCTCGGCATTCTCGCTGCCCGCGGGCTGAGGAGTCTGCTGGTCCACCCGGCGACCATATCGTCGCTCCCGGAGGTTCGCCCGGCACAACGCACCGCGGGGGCCGGTCCGTTCGGACCGGCCCCCGCGGGCATCTTGGTGAAGCTATGTCAGCTACGCGGTTGCGCCTGACGACTCGTCACTGCATGACGGCCATGGCGAGCGCGCGCCTGGCGCGCAGCGACGCGCGCTCGGCGCGGCGCTGCATCCGGCGGGCCGCCATCACACGGGCGGCGGGGCGTTGGGCCTCGGCCTCACGCATGCGTTCGTGCATATGCGCACGAGCCAAGGCTTCTGGGATGAGTTGCATCTCGCGGGTCCTGTTCTGACGCGAGTCGTTCGCGCCGGTGGTGGTGAAGTCCGGGGTGGCGGAGCCTGCGGGCTCGGCGGTGGCTGCCTTCATCGGGGCCTGCTTCTTGGGGTCGTGCGTCAGGGGGCGATCGATTGTTCCGGCGGTGTTCATGCGGCGACCGGGTTCTTGCGCGGACGGCCACGCGGACGCTTGCGGGCAACGACCACACCCTGGACGAAGAGCTCGCCGCCCCAGACGCCCCACGGCTCACGCCGCTCCTTGGCGCCGGCCAGGCAGGCCTCCATCAGCGGGCAGGTACGGCAGAGGGACTTGGCGTACTCGACGTCGGCGGGCGACTCGGCGAAGAAGACCTCCGGGTCGTAGGCACGGCACGGGACGGGTACGCCGAGGTTCTCGATGGCGTCGTCGAGCGCGGTGAGCGCAGTGAGGGGAGTCAAGGTCGGGTCCTCCGTGGGAGCGGGCGGGGGGAGAGTCTCTGAAGGCGGTACGGACGGGGCGTGCGCTTCGAGTTGCACGGTGGTGTTTTCCTCGTCTGGTCGTGCCGGCCTGGGTCGGCCGGTTGGCGGCTGGTACCGGGTCTTGCTCGGCCCCTTCGCTCCGTCATCCCGTTTTGGGGAAAACAGAAGGGCCGCGGATCCCGGGTGGGGTTCCGCGGCCCTGAAGGCGCCGGTCTGATCGAGGATCAGACTGGATCACTCCAGGGTTCGAGCCCACGGAAGGCCCACATCGTGTGGTTCTGGTGCTGCTTCGTCTGCTTCTTGGATCCGGCACCGGCTGCGGCAAAGGCATAGGCCTGCGCCTGTGCCGTCACTACTGCTTCCGGTGCCTTGGTCGCTCGTCCGCTGCCTTCATTGACCTCACGCATCGGCTGCACGTTGAGAGCGGTGCGAGCGTTCCGCGGGAGGGACAGAGGCAGGACGGAGGACTCCGGACGGATGGCGGCGGCAGCGATGCCACCGGACAGACCGGTGCCCAGGTTCGAGAAGCCGAGCAGGCAGGAAGCGACGACCGAGCGATCGGTCATTTTCACGGTGCTGATGAAGCTCTCGTTGATGCTGATCACTGGAATCGCCTCCTCTCGGCGTCTATGGGATCGGCCGGAACCGATCCTGCGGGCTATTAAGTACAGCACGGGGCGAGGGCTTCGGAGAAGCCGCCGTTCCCGTGCTTAAGAACCTATGGGTCTTCCTTGCGCATGCGCAAACTATTTTTTCGACGAGTTTGAATCAGTTGCCATCGGCGCCCCTTACACGCTCCTCACCTGCACAGATGGCGAGGACATCAGATCCGAATCGGTTGAGCTTGCGCACGCCGACGCCCGGGATCCGGGCCAGCTCGCCCTCCTCGTCGGGCGAGGCCTCCGCGATGGCGATCAAGGTCTTGTCCGTGAACACGCAGTACGCGGGCTGTCCGAGGAGCTCCGCCTGGCCCGAACGCCACTCCCGAAGCCGTTCGTAGAGCCCTTCGTCCATGTCGGACGGGCAGTCCTCGCACCGCATCAGCTTCATCTCGCCCGCGTCGGTCAGGGACCGCCCGCAGACCCGGCACCGGGCCGGTGACCTGCCCGTCCTTCGGCGGCTCCGGCTGCCGCCGCTCTCCTCGCCGCCGGTGCCGCGCTCGACACCGCCGGGTCCGCCGCCCGCGGCACGCGCTCCGGTGCCCGCCCCCGAGCCCGGGCGCAGCCCGTCCAGGAAGCGGCTGGGCCGGCGTCCGGCGCGACCGCCCGGCGAGCGGGACAGTGCCCAGGAGAGGGAGAGGTGGAGACGGGCCCGGGTGACGCCCACGTACAGGAGGCGGCGCTCCTCCTCCACCTGCTCGTCGGTCTTGGCGTACGTGATCGGCATCATGCCCTCGGCGAGACCGACCAGGAAGACGGCGTCCCACTCCAGGCCCTTGGCGGCGTGCAGCGAGGCGAGGGTGACGCCCTCGACGGTCGGCGCGTGCTGGGCGTTGGCGCGCTCGTCGAGCTCCCCCACGAGGTCGGAGAGCGTCGCGTCGGGCTTGGCCCGCGCGAAGTCCTCGGCGAGGCGCACCAGGGCCGCCAGGGACTCCCAGCGGTCGCGGGCCGCGCCGGAGCCCGCCGGGGGCTGGGTCGTCCAGCCCTTCGTGGAGAGCACGGCCCGCACCTGCGAGGGCAGGTCGACGACGTCGTCGAGCAGGGAGTCGTTGCCCCCGAAGCGGGCCGCGCCGCGCAGGGCCGCGCCCGCCTCCCGGACCTCGGTGCGCTCGAAGAAGCGCTCGGCGCCGCGCAGCTGGTAGGCCACACCGGCGTCGGCGAGCGCCTGCTCGTAGATCTCGGACTGGGAGTTCGTGCGGAACAGGACGGCGATCTCGCTCGCCGGGGTGCCGTCGGCGATGAGGGCGCGGATGCGGCGGGCGGCACCTTCGGCCTCGGCGGGCTCGTCCGCGTACTCCGTGTAGAACGGTTCGGCTCCGGCGTCGCGCTGGGAGATCAGTTCGAGGCGGTGGTCCGCGGCGCGACCGCGGGCCTGGGAGAGCAGGCCGTTGGCGAGGTGGACGACCTGGGGCGTGGAGCGGTAGTCCCGGACGAGCTTGACGACCGTCGCCCCGGGGTGGCGGGTGCGGAAGTTCAGCAGGTGGTCGGGGGTCGCGCCGGTGAAGGAGTAGATCGTCTGGCTGGCGTCGCCGACGACGCAGAGGCTGTCGCGGTCACCGAGCCACAGCTCAAGGAGACGCTGCTGGAGCGGGCTGACGTCCTGGTACTCGTCGACCACGAAGTGCTGGTACTGGGCGCGGACCTGGTCGGCGATGTCGTGGCGGTCCTGGAGGATGCCGACGGCCAGGAGCAGGACGTCCTCGAAGTCGATGACGGAGCGGTCGCGCTTGAGATCTTCGTACGCCCCGTAGATCTGGGCGATCTCCGCCGAGTCCCGGGGGATCAGGCGGCCGGACTTCGCGGCGGCGGCCGCATAGTCCGCGGGGACGGTCTGGGTGACCTTGGACCACTCGATCTCGCTCGTCACGTCGCGCAGTTCATTGCGGTCGAGGCGGATGCGGGAGGCGGCCGCGGCGTCCGCGACGAGCTTGATCTTGCGGTCGACGATCCGCGGCAGCTGGCCGCCGACTGCTTTCGGCCAGAAGAACTGGAGCTGGCGCAGGGCGGCGGAGTGGAACGTACGCGCCTGGACCCCGGAGGCGCCGAGCTGGCGGAGGCGGCCGCGCATCTCGCCCGCCGCGCGGTTGGTGAACGTGACGGCGAGCACGCTGGCGGGCTGGAGGATTCCGGCGCGCACGCCATAGGCGATCCGGTGCGTGATCGCCCGGGTCTTGCCCGTGCCGGCGCCTGCCAGGACACACACCGGCCCGTGCAGGGCGGTGGCCACCTCGCGCTGCTCGGGGTCGAGCCCGGCGAGCACCGCGTCGGCAGAGTCCGGGACCTGCGGGAAGAGGGTGGAGTGCGTTGCTGCTGTCACCCCGCCATGCTGCCAGGTCGCCGGAGGCGCGTGAGCCCGGTTGTCCACAGGGGGGCCGGTGCGGTCGTACTAATGCGGGAATGGTGGCCGGGTCACGTACGTTCAGGTCATTGCGATGACGCACCCCGAGCAACAAAGGAGCGCGAGACACATGCCGGGCACTGTGACGATGTACAGCACCACGTGGTGCGGCTACTGCCGCCGGCTCAAGGGCCAGATGGACCGCGAGGGCATCACGTACAACGAGATCAACATTGAGCACGACCCGGATTCCGCGACCTTCGTCGAGAAGGCGAACGGCGGAAACCAGACGGTTCCCACCGTTCTCTTCCCGGACGGCTCGACGCTGACGAATCCGTCGCTGGCCCAGGTGAAGCAGAAGCTGGCCGCCTGAGCGGCGGGGCCCGATCTCCGGACGGGCCCCTAGCCGACGGTGCCCGGCTTCGGCAGGGGCTTGCCGTACCAGAGCTCGATCAGCCGGGCCGCAATCGAGATCCCGTAGGGAGGCAGGACCTCCCCGGACTCGAATGCGGCCCGCAGGTCTTCCCGGGAGAACCAGCGGGCCTCGGAGATCTCCTCGCCGTCCACGTTGATCTCGTACGTCGTGGCGCTGGCCATGAAGCCCAGCATGAGGCTGGAGGGGAACGGCCAGGGCTGGCTCGCGACGTACTCGACGTCGCCGACCGTGACACCGGCCTCCTCCCAGACCTCGCGCCGCACCGACGTCTCGATGGACTCGCCCGGCTCCACGAAGCCCGCGAGCGTCGAGAAGCGGCCCTCGGGCCAGTGCACCTGGCGGCCGAGGAGCGCACGGTCCTGGTCGTCCGTCACGAGCATGATCACGGCCGGGTCCGTACGCGGGTAGTGCTCGGCGCCGCACGCCTGGCAGCGACGGATGTGGCCGGCCGCCGCGATGACGGTGCGCTCGCCGCAGCGCGAGCAGAAGCGGTGCAGGCGCTGCCAGTTCTCCAGGGCCACGGCGTGCACCATCAGGCCCGCATCACGGGGCGACAGGAGGAGTCCCGCCTCGCGCAGACCCGCGGGGCGCGCCTGCTGGTCCATGCGGCCCGGCAGGGAGTCCTTCTGCAGGGCGAAGTAGCTGACGCCGTCGTCGTCCGTGCCCAGGAAGTAGCGGTGCGCCTCGGTGAGGGGCGCCTCGAAGGACGGGGTCATCACCAGTTCAGTGCTGCCGTCCGGCGTCTCGTCGATCAGTACCTGGCCGCCGGAGACGACGAAGACCCGTGTCGTGGGGTGGCTCCAGGCGGCGGCGAGCCAGGCCTCGTCGAGGCGGTGGTGGGCTGCGCGATCGATGCCGCTCGGTGCGGTGAGCGAGACGGGACGGTCAGCGGTGCGGTCGGTCCAGGTGGTCACAGGTGCTTCCAACTCCCCCGATGGAATGGGTGGTTCTGCAAGGTCGACAAGGCGGGGCTCAGTGTGCGTCGTGCCAGTTCTCGGCGAGATCGCCCCACAGGTAGGCCGTCGTCTCGACTCCCTTGAGGAGCAGATCGATTTCGACCTTCTCGTTCGGCGCGTGCCAGCCGTCGGACGGCACGGAGATGCCCAGGAAGAGCACGGGGGCGTCGAGCACGTCCTGGAGGTCGGCCGCCGGTCCCGAACCGCCCTCTCGGGTGAAGCGGATCGGCTGCTCGAAGGCCTGTCCCATCGCCCGTACGACGGACTGCAGGGCGGGGTGGTCGAGCGGCGTCAGGCACGGGCGCGTGGCGGCGCCGAAGGTGATCGTGTGGCTGATTCCGGCCGGCAACTGATCGCCGACCCAGGTCCGCACGGCCTCTTCGACGCGGTCCGCGTCCTGGCCCGCGACGAGCCGGAAGGAGAGCTTCAGGAAGGCGGACAACGGAACGATCGTCTTGCCGCCGGGCCCTTGGTAGCCGCCGCCGATGCCGTTGACCTCGGCGGTGGGGCGGGCCCAGATGCGCTCCAGGGTGGTGTGGCCCGCTTCTCCGTGGGTCGCGTGGGACTTGGCCGTACGCAGCCAGCGCTCCTCGTCGAAGGGCAGCTCGGCGAAGAGTTCGCGCTCGCGGTCGGTGAGTTCGGTGATGCCTTCGTAGAAGCCGGGGACGGCCACGCGCGCGTGCTCGTCGTGCAGCGCGGCGACGAGGCGGGCGGCGGCGGTCGCCGGGTTCGGGACGGCGCCACCGAAGGAGCCCGAGTGGATGTCCTGGTCGGGGCCGCGCAGCTCGATCTCGCAGTCGGCGAGGCCGCGCATGCCGGTGCAGACCGTGGGGGTGTCCTCCGCCCACATGCCGGTGTCCGAGACGATCACCGCGTCGGCCGCGATGCGCTCCTTCTGCTCCTCGATCAGCGCGCGGAAGTGCGGGGAGCCCGACTCCTCCTCGCCCTCGATCAGGAGCTTCAGGTTCACCGCGGGGGCGGTGCGGCCGGTGGCGGCGAGGTGGGCGCGGACGCCGAGTGTGTGGAAGAACACCTGGCCCTTGTCGTCGGCTGCCCCGCGCGCGTAGAGGCGGTTTCCCTGGACGACGGGCTCGAAGGGGTCCGTGTGCCAGCCGTCCTCGCGGGCCGCGGGCTGCACGTCGTGGTGGCCGTAGACGAGGACCGTGGGGGCCTGCGGGTCGCCCGAGGGCCACTCGGCGAAGACGGCGGGAGCCCCGGCCGTCTGCCAGACCTCGACGGTCGGGAAGCCGGTCTCCTTGAGCTGCGCGGCGAGCCAGTCCGCGCTGCGCCACACGTCCTGTGCATGGTCGGGCTGTGCCGACACGGACGGGATGCGCAGCCACTCGGCGAGATCGTCGAGGAAGGCGGCACGGTGGGTCTGGATGTACGTACGAACGGCGCTGACGCCACTGACGTCACTGTCAACGGACTGGCTCATGGTCACGAGCCTAGCCGCCCCCGGGAGCCGAATCGTCCGGTGGTTCGTCACCCGGTTGCCCGCCCGGTTCCTCCAGCAGGATCCGCTCGAGCTCGGCCCGGCCCGGCAGGTGCGCGGGGCGTGCGGTCTCGCCGCTGCGCACGTACAGGAACGACGCCTTCACGGACTCCGGGGGCAGATCGTGCAGCTCGGCCCAGGCCAGGCGGTAGACGGCGAGCTGGAGAGGGTCGGCGGTGCGGGTGCGGCTGGTCTTCCAGTCGACGATCTCGTACGTCACGTCGTCGCCGTCGACCTCCTTGTAGACCGCGTCGATGCGGCCGCGGACGACGCGGCCCGCGAGCGTCAGCTGGAAGGGCACCTCGACGCGGTGCGGGGAGCGGTGGGCGTACTCGGTGCGCTCGAAGGCTTCCTTGAGTGCGTCCAGGTCGCGTTCGTCGGCGATCTCGGCCTCGCCGGGGCCGCCGCCCGGCAGGTCGTCCGGGGCGAGCAGCGGGAGGCGCAGTTCCTCGAAGCGGGTCTCCACCCAGGCGTGGAAGCGGGTGCCGCGCCGGGCCGCGGGCTGCGGCGGGCGTGGCATGGGGCGCGCGAGCTCCTGCGCGAAGCCCTCCGGGTCGGCGGCGAGCCGCAGCACCTCGGACGCGGTGAGCGATGCCGGTACGGGGATGTCCCTGATCGCCTCCCGGGCGCGCAGGAGTTCGCCGGTGAGGGCGTCCAGGTCACGGTCCCAGGACGCGAGGGTGCGGGCTTCCTCCGGGGTGAGGCGGGGGTGCTCCGGGGCGGCCTCGCGCTCGTGCGGCGGGGTGACCTCCGGCGGGTGCGGACGGGCGTCGGGTGCGGGGGCCTGATGGGGCACGCGCGCGTGCCCCACGTCGCCCGGCGGACGCTCCGGGCGTTCCTGGGGCAGGGCGTCCCAGTCGTCCGGGGTGACGTCGGGGAAGTCGCCCTCTCCGTAAGGCGGCTCCTCGTCCTCCGGAGGGGGCGGCCAGTCCGGGTCCTCGGCCGGGGGCACGTCGTCGTACGCGGACGGGTGGGCCTCTTCGTGCGAGCGGGCTTCGTCCGGGTCGCCCTCCCCCGTCTCGCCCGCCGGCTCCCCCGTCAGCCGGTCCAGATGCGTGAGGACCGTCTGGGCGGCGGCCCTGCGGCGGGCCAGGGACGTGTCGTCCAGCGGGAGCGGCCACGCGTGCTCGGCGGCGCCCTCCACCAGGGCGGGGTTCTCCTCGTCCTCCTCCGGTTCGTCCGCCCAGGCCTCGATCTCCCCGTGACCCACCGCACAGTGGTCGTACAGCGCCCGGAGGAAGTCCGAGGGGCCGCGCGGCTTCTTCTGCGAAGGGCCCCACCAGTGGCCGGAGCCCAGGAGCAGCGAGCGGGGGCGGGTGAACGTGACGTAGCCGAGGCGGAGTTCCTCGGTGCGCTGGTGCTCCTTCATGTCCTCGTGGAACGCCTTCATGGACCGGGAGTCCCACGCCTCGATGTCGGGCAGGGTCGCCGCGTCCCCGCGCAGCGCGTGCGGGATGACCTTCCCCTGGGCCGTCCACTTCTCGCGGCCCTGGGTGCTGGGGAACGTCCCGGTGACCAGGCCGGGGACGGCCACGACGTCCCACTCCAGGCCCTTCGACTTGTGGGCGGTGAGCACCTTGACCGTGTTCTCGCCGCCGGGCAGGGCGTTGTCCAGGCCCTTCTCGTACTGCGCGGCCGTCCGCAGGAAGGCGAGGAAGGCCAGCAGGCTCGCCCCGCTGTCGTTCGCGGCGAAGGACGCGGCGACGTCCAGGAAGTTCGAGAGCGTCTCGCGGCGGCGGGCCGCGAGGGCGTGCGGTGACGCGGAGAGTTCGACCTCGAGGCCCGTGACGGCGAGCACCCGGTGCAGCACGTCCATCAGCGGGTCGGCCAGCGAGCGGCGCAGGTCGCGGAGTTCGGCCGCGAGGCGGGCGAAGCGCACCCTCGCCTCCGGCGAGAAGGGCAGCCCGTCGTCCGCCGTGTCCTCCTCCAGCGGCGTCTCCAGGAAGGTGTCGAGCGCGTCCGCGAGCGATATCACCTCGGAGGGGTCGACCCCCTCGACCGCTTCGGCCAGACGCCGGTCCGGGTCGTCGTCCGGGGCCGCGTGCCCATGCCGTACGAGGAGGCGTGCGCGGCGCCCCAGGAGGGCGAGGTCGCGCGGGCCGACGCGCCAGCGCGGGCCGGTCAGGAGACGCACCAGGGAAGCGTTCGCGCCCGGGTCCTGGAGCACCTCGCAGACGGCGACCAGGTCGGCGACCTCCGGGAGGTGCAGCAGTCCGGAGAGGCCGACGACCTCCACGGGGACGTCGCGGGCGACCAGCGCCCCCTGGATCTGTGCGAAGTCCGTCGCCGTGCGGCACAGGACCGCGATCTCCCCGGGGGCCTTGCCGGTGCGCACGAGGTGCGCGATCGAGTCGGCGAGCCAGTCGATCTCCTCGGCGTGCGTGCGCAGCAGGGCGCAGCGCACCATGCCGTCGCGCTCGGCACCGGGCGCGGGACGCAGGGCCTCCACGCCCGCGTGCATCGCG
This Streptomyces sp. NBC_01283 DNA region includes the following protein-coding sequences:
- a CDS encoding ATP-dependent DNA helicase — protein: MPPRITDPEQLKELLGIPFTPEQTACITAPPAPQVIVAGAGSGKTTVMAARVVWLVGTGQVAPEQVLGLTFTNKAAGELAERVRQALVKAGVTDPEALDPDHPPGEPVISTYHAFAGRLLTDHGLRIGLEPTSRLLADATRFQLAARVLREAPGPYPALTRSFPDLVSDLLALDSELAEHLVRPDRLRAYDTELLHALEGAKLSNADLRKVPETAAARLELAELVGRYREAKRSRDLLDFGDQIALSATLADARAEVGEILREEFRVVLLDEYQDTSVAQRILLAGLFGGGTGHPVTAVGDPCQAIYGWRGASVANLDDFPEHFAHADGRPAARHALSENRRSGGRLLDLANGLAEPLRAMHAGVEALRPAPGAERDGMVRCALLRTHAEEIDWLADSIAHLVRTGKAPGEIAVLCRTATDFAQIQGALVARDVPVEVVGLSGLLHLPEVADLVAVCEVLQDPGANASLVRLLTGPRWRVGPRDLALLGRRARLLVRHGHAAPDDDPDRRLAEAVEGVDPSEVISLADALDTFLETPLEEDTADDGLPFSPEARVRFARLAAELRDLRRSLADPLMDVLHRVLAVTGLEVELSASPHALAARRRETLSNFLDVAASFAANDSGASLLAFLAFLRTAAQYEKGLDNALPGGENTVKVLTAHKSKGLEWDVVAVPGLVTGTFPSTQGREKWTAQGKVIPHALRGDAATLPDIEAWDSRSMKAFHEDMKEHQRTEELRLGYVTFTRPRSLLLGSGHWWGPSQKKPRGPSDFLRALYDHCAVGHGEIEAWADEPEEDEENPALVEGAAEHAWPLPLDDTSLARRRAAAQTVLTHLDRLTGEPAGETGEGDPDEARSHEEAHPSAYDDVPPAEDPDWPPPPEDEEPPYGEGDFPDVTPDDWDALPQERPERPPGDVGHARVPHQAPAPDARPHPPEVTPPHEREAAPEHPRLTPEEARTLASWDRDLDALTGELLRAREAIRDIPVPASLTASEVLRLAADPEGFAQELARPMPRPPQPAARRGTRFHAWVETRFEELRLPLLAPDDLPGGGPGEAEIADERDLDALKEAFERTEYAHRSPHRVEVPFQLTLAGRVVRGRIDAVYKEVDGDDVTYEIVDWKTSRTRTADPLQLAVYRLAWAELHDLPPESVKASFLYVRSGETARPAHLPGRAELERILLEEPGGQPGDEPPDDSAPGGG